A window of Panicum virgatum strain AP13 chromosome 8K, P.virgatum_v5, whole genome shotgun sequence contains these coding sequences:
- the LOC120646473 gene encoding wall-associated receptor kinase 5-like, producing MSISLDDSTMRLVEVMVLRNTSAPILGLSFGYLLQEWSLSSASAVPGPNETRPGNATCPYDLGTTACHSRHGTCKGLDIGGYICRCDQGYQGNPYLTDGCQDIDECSVPVSGLTIGLGVGSGAVLLFLVLSITFMIHRIMTRKKRMRQRFFKQNHGQLLQQLVCQRADISERMILTLDELEKATNNFDKARELGGGGHGTVYKGILSNLHVVAIKKSKIIIQREIDEFINEVVILSQINHRNVVKLHGCCIEAEVPLLVYEFISNGTLYNHLHVEALLSLPWKDRVRIAVETARALAYLHSLVSMPIIHRDIKSPNILLDDNLTMKLSDFGASRYIPVDQTGLDTVVQGTFGYLDPTYHSTGHLTDKSDVYSFGVILIELLTRKKPVYYRSPEGHGLVNHFASLLSEDNLVGILDPQVVKEAGGEVIDIALLAAMCVKSVSKERPTMRQLEMTLEGIHAAKEYASSDVTEESEEENYVRVNDMSIIGGTNKDTLQADIDYITRVS from the exons ATGAGCATCTCCCTCGATGACTCCACCATGCGCCTGGTGGAGGTGATGGTGCTCCGCAACACATCGGCGCCCATCCTTGGCCTCAGCTTTGGGTACCTGCTGCAGGAATGGTCCCTGTCGTCTGCCAGCGCGGTGCCAGGGCCAAATGAGACACGTCCTGGGAATGCCACATGCCCATATGATTTGGGCACCACCGCATGCCATAGCCGTCACGGCACCTGCAAGGGCCTCGACATCGGCGGCTACATATGCAGGTGCGACCAGGGTTACCAAGGCAACCCTTACCTCACTGACGGATGCCAAG ATATCGACGAGTGCTCGGTCCCAG TCTCAGGGCTAACCATCGGCCTAGGAGTTGGAAGTGGGGCAGTGCTtctctttctagtcctaagcaTCACATTTATGATCCATAGAATCATGACACGAAAGAAAAGGATGAGACAAAGGTTCTTCAAGCAAAACCATGGTCAATTGCTACAACAATTAGTATGCCAAAGGGCAGACATAAGTGAGAGAATGATTCTTACTTTAGATGAGTTAGAGAAGGCCACCAACAACTTTGACAAAGCCCGTGAGTTAGGCGGTGGAGGGCATGGCACAGTGTATAAGGGAATTTTATCAAATCTACACGTCGTGGCAATTAAGAAGTCAAAGATAATTATACAGAGAGAAATTGATGAGTTTATAAATGAGGTTGTTATCCTCTCTCAGATAAACCATAGGAATGTTGTGAAGCTTCATGGGTGTTGCATTGAGGCAGAAGTTCCTCTACTTGTTTACGAGTTCATTTCCAATGGCACCTTATACAATCATCTTCACGTGGAAGCTTTATTATCATTGCCATGGAAAGATAGAGTGAGGATTGCTGTTGAAACTGCTAGGGCTCTCGCATATCTCCACTCGCTTGTTTCGATGCCAATAATTCATAGGGACATCAAGTCTCCTAACATACTTCTTGATGATAACTTAACTATGAAGTTGTCAGACTTTGGAGCTTCTAGGTACATTCCGGTTGACCAAACCGGGTTGGATACAGTTGTGCAAGGAACATTTGGATACTTGGACCCTACGTACCATAGCACGGGGCACCTTACTGATAAAAGTGACGTCTATAGCTTTGGTGTGATTCTTATAGAGTTGCTCACCAGAAAGAAGCCAGTGTATTATAGATCCCCAGAGGGTCATGGTCTTGTAAATCATTTTGCCTCTCTACTTTCAGAAGATAACTTAGTTGGTATATTGGATCCACAAGTTGTCAAGGAAGCGGGTGGGGAAGTCATTGATATCGCACTGTTGGCAGCAATGTGTGTGAAATCAGTAAGCAAGGAGAGGCCAACCATGAGACAGCTGGAAATGACGCTTGAAGGTATTCATGCAGCAAAAGAGTATGCTTCCAGTGATGTAACAGAGGAGTCTGAGGAGGAGAACTACGTCCGAGTGAATGACATGTCTATTATTGGGGGGACGAACAAGGACACTCTGCAAGCCGATATTGATTACATCACTAGAGTGAGCTAG
- the LOC120646050 gene encoding histone-lysine N-methyltransferase, H3 lysine-9 specific SUVH3-like isoform X1: MNILVYTGQGGNSRYKEKHDQKLERGNLALMNSMKKKNLIRVVRSEQDPFLNSGKIYIYDGLYRVEDSWMDKAKNGFSVFKYKLRREPGQPDGISVWKMTEKWKANPATRDKAILLDLSSKVENTPVCLVNDVDDEKGPRYFNYVTGVEYLRPLSKTKALQSCKCPSVCLPGDPNCSCSQLNGGDLPYTSPGLLVKHIPMLYECSSRCQCSQDCRNRVTQKGVYLNFEVFWTGDCGWGVWSWDPIRAGTFICEYAGKIIDETNMNMDGEEDEYAFCTSWPIDKTLRWNQGAELLEDASANVRTERLKKLPIVISAKSSGNVARFLNHSCSPNLLWQPVQYCQDPATGYPLLLCQDSRSYP; encoded by the coding sequence ATGAACATTTTGGTGTACACAGGCCAGGGAGGCAATAGTCGGTACAAGGAGAAGCACGATCAGAAGCTTGAAAGAGGTAACCTCGCTCTCATGAACAgcatgaaaaagaaaaacctGATCAGGGTTGTGCGCAGTGAACAAGACCCTTTCTTAAACTCGGGCAAAATTTACATCTATGATGGACTTTATCGGGTCGAAGATTCCTGGATGGACAAAGCAAAGAATGGCTTTAGTGTGTTCAAGTATAAGCTGAGAAGAGAGCCAGGACAGCCTGATGGAATTTCAGTTTGGAAGATGACTGAGAAGTGGAAAGCAAATCCTGCAACAAGAGACAAGGCTATACTACTGGATTTATCATCAAAAGTGGAGAACACACCTGTTTGCCTTGTCAATGATGTTGATGATGAGAAAGGGCCAAGATACTTCAACTATGTAACTGGAGTGGAGTATTTGAGGCCACTTAGCAAGACAAAAGCATTACAGAGCTGCAAGTGTCCTAGTGTGTGCTTGCCTGGTGATCCTAATTGTTCATGTTCACAGCTGAACGGTGGTGATCTTCCTTACACCTCCCCTGGATTGCTTGTGAAGCATATTCCAATGCTTTATGAGTGCTCTTCCAGATGCCAGTGTTCTCAGGATTGTCGAAACAGGGTCACACAGAAGGGTGTTTATCTGAACTTTGAGGTCTTTTGGACTGGGGATTGTGGATGGGGTGTCTGGTCTTGGGATCCCATTCGTGCTGGCACATTCATCTGTGAGTATGCTGGTAAAATCATTGATGAAACAAATATGAACATGGATGGAGAGGAAGATGAATATGCCTTTTGCACATCATGGCCCATTGATAAGACTTTAAGATGGAACCAAGGAGCAGAATTACTTGAAGACGCAAGTGCTAATGTCAGAACTGAGAGACTAAAGAAATTACCTATTGTCATAAGTGCAAAAAGTTCAGGTAATGTGGCTCGCTTTCTGAACCATAGCTGTTCTCCAAATCTCCTTTGGCAGCCTGTACAGTATTGTCAGGACCCTGCAActgggtacccactcctactgtgccaagactcgcgtagttatccgtaa
- the LOC120646050 gene encoding histone-lysine N-methyltransferase, H3 lysine-9 specific SUVH3-like isoform X2 — protein MNILVYTGQGGNSRYKEKHDQKLERGNLALMNSMKKKNLIRVVRSEQDPFLNSGKIYIYDGLYRVEDSWMDKAKNGFSVFKYKLRREPGQPDGISVWKMTEKWKANPATRDKAILLDLSSKVENTPVCLVNDVDDEKGPRYFNYVTGVEYLRPLSKTKALQSCKCPSVCLPGDPNCSCSQLNGGDLPYTSPGLLVKHIPMLYECSSRCQCSQDCRNRVTQKGVYLNFEVFWTGDCGWGVWSWDPIRAGTFICEYAGKIIDETNMNMDGEEDEYAFCTSWPIDKTLRWNQGAELLEDASANVRTERLKKLPIVISAKSSGCSVPLGLCKQGRVL, from the exons ATGAACATTTTGGTGTACACAGGCCAGGGAGGCAATAGTCGGTACAAGGAGAAGCACGATCAGAAGCTTGAAAGAGGTAACCTCGCTCTCATGAACAgcatgaaaaagaaaaacctGATCAGGGTTGTGCGCAGTGAACAAGACCCTTTCTTAAACTCGGGCAAAATTTACATCTATGATGGACTTTATCGGGTCGAAGATTCCTGGATGGACAAAGCAAAGAATGGCTTTAGTGTGTTCAAGTATAAGCTGAGAAGAGAGCCAGGACAGCCTGATGGAATTTCAGTTTGGAAGATGACTGAGAAGTGGAAAGCAAATCCTGCAACAAGAGACAAGGCTATACTACTGGATTTATCATCAAAAGTGGAGAACACACCTGTTTGCCTTGTCAATGATGTTGATGATGAGAAAGGGCCAAGATACTTCAACTATGTAACTGGAGTGGAGTATTTGAGGCCACTTAGCAAGACAAAAGCATTACAGAGCTGCAAGTGTCCTAGTGTGTGCTTGCCTGGTGATCCTAATTGTTCATGTTCACAGCTGAACGGTGGTGATCTTCCTTACACCTCCCCTGGATTGCTTGTGAAGCATATTCCAATGCTTTATGAGTGCTCTTCCAGATGCCAGTGTTCTCAGGATTGTCGAAACAGGGTCACACAGAAGGGTGTTTATCTGAACTTTGAGGTCTTTTGGACTGGGGATTGTGGATGGGGTGTCTGGTCTTGGGATCCCATTCGTGCTGGCACATTCATCTGTGAGTATGCTGGTAAAATCATTGATGAAACAAATATGAACATGGATGGAGAGGAAGATGAATATGCCTTTTGCACATCATGGCCCATTGATAAGACTTTAAGATGGAACCAAGGAGCAGAATTACTTGAAGACGCAAGTGCTAATGTCAGAACTGAGAGACTAAAGAAATTACCTATTGTCATAAGTGCAAAAAGTTCAG GTTGCAGTGTTCCTTTGGGCTTGTGTAAGCAGGGACGTGTCTTGTAA
- the LOC120646474 gene encoding uncharacterized protein LOC120646474: MFHKNISTTHPSKNKSGHGLFPLLLQQYCQHLRLPPLGGGALLTVSATRAEVTAAAAPVDLPLFPICKTVIGAGNPYFDINFCLAALNSDNESQYADDYQKLAIIAVDLLTANATSTSAQIGNLLKKQDNIEGPMRWCLQACQALYGSILQMQPRCSDLVKEFRYGEAKSCLDQAAREAEQCEAEFVRRHVASPLTVEDGCAFKLAKLASALLQHADD, from the coding sequence ATGTTCCACAAAAACATCTCAACTACTCATCCATCCAAGAACAAAAGTGGACATGGCCTCTTCCCCTTACTCCTTCAGCAGTACTGTCAGCatcttcgtcttcctcctcttggcggcggcgcgctcctaACAGTCTCGGCCACTCGCGCTGAGGttactgcagcagcagcgcccgtCGACCTGCCGTTGTTTCCTATATGCAAGACCGTCATCGGCGCAGGCAATCCATACTTCGACATCAACTTCTGCCTGGCGGCTCTCAACTCCGACAACGAGAGCCAGTACGCCGATGACTATCAGAAGCTCGCCATCATCGCCGTCGACCTCCTAACCGCCAACGCCACCAGCACATCAGCACAGATCGGTAATCTGCTCAAGAAACAAGACAACATAGAAGGTCCCATGAGGTGGTGCCTGCAGGCGTGCCAGGCGTTGTACGGTAGCATACTGCAAATGCAGCCTAGGTGCTCGGATCTAGTCAAGGAGTTCCGGTACGGCGAGGCGAAATCTTGCCTGGACCAAGCCGCGAGGGAGGCGGAGCAGTGCGAGGCCGAGTTCGTCAGGAGGCATGTGGCGTCGCCGCTGACGGTAGAGGACGGCTGCGCGTTCAAGCTGGCCAAGCTTGCATCAGCTTTGCTCCAACATGCTGATGATTAA